In the genome of Priestia filamentosa, the window ACGCGTTTGCTTGTACATTTCAATTAAGTTCTCTGCATTGTCTGTACGGTGACCATAACGAACCCCATCAAAGCGTGCAAGGTTTGCAGACGCTTCAGAAGACGAAAGCAGGTAGTATGTTGCAAGAGCATATTTAGAATGTGGAAGAGATACTTCTTCCCATGTTGCACCTTGTGCTTCTAATACTTTTAGAGCATCAAGTACAGATTGACGTACTTCTTCATTTACACCTTCTGCAAGGTATTCTTTTGGTACCGCAATTTTAAGACCTTTTACATCTCCTGTTAGAGAAGAAAGGAAATCTGGTACTTCAACATTTGCAGATGTTGCATCCATCTTATCAACTCCAGAAATGGCTTGAAGAAGGAAGGCATTATCTTCTACATTACGTGTAATTGGTCCAATTTGGTCAAGAGATGATGCAAACGCAACAAGACCATAACGAGAAACGCGACCATATGTTGGTTTTAATCCTACAACACCACAAAATGCAGCTGGTTGACGGATAGAACCACCTGTGTCAGAACCAAGTGCAAATGGAACTTCACCAGCTGCAACAGCTGCTGCTGAACCACCGCTTGATCCACCAGGTACGCGATCTAAGTCCCAAGGGTTACGCGTAACTTTTAATGCAGAGTTTTCGTTTGAAGACCCCATTGCAAACTCATCCATATTAATTTTACCGATTGTAACAGACTCAGCTGCGCGCAGACGCTCCACAACTGTTGCATCATAAATTGGATTAAAGTTATCAAGCATTTTACTTCCGCAAGTTGTACGTAAGCCTTTTGTTACGATATTATCTTTTACTCCGATTGGCATACCAAATAAAAGACCAAACTCGTCTTTTGTACCAATTGCTTCATCTAATTCTTTTGCATATGCATGTGCTTTTTCTTTATCTAATGTTAGAAATGCCCCAACTTTTTCATCTACTTCGCCAATTCGCTTGTAAGATTCATTAACAAGCTCTTCAACGCGAACTTCTTTCTTATGTAGTAAGCCGTGTAATTCAGACATTTTATGGTCAAACAATGACATAAAAAAGCCTCCTTCCCTATTCTAAAATTGATGGAACGCGAACTTGTCCATCTTGATGATCCGGTGCATT includes:
- the gatA gene encoding Asp-tRNA(Asn)/Glu-tRNA(Gln) amidotransferase subunit GatA; its protein translation is MSLFDHKMSELHGLLHKKEVRVEELVNESYKRIGEVDEKVGAFLTLDKEKAHAYAKELDEAIGTKDEFGLLFGMPIGVKDNIVTKGLRTTCGSKMLDNFNPIYDATVVERLRAAESVTIGKINMDEFAMGSSNENSALKVTRNPWDLDRVPGGSSGGSAAAVAAGEVPFALGSDTGGSIRQPAAFCGVVGLKPTYGRVSRYGLVAFASSLDQIGPITRNVEDNAFLLQAISGVDKMDATSANVEVPDFLSSLTGDVKGLKIAVPKEYLAEGVNEEVRQSVLDALKVLEAQGATWEEVSLPHSKYALATYYLLSSSEASANLARFDGVRYGHRTDNAENLIEMYKQTRSEGFGDEVKRRIMLGTFALSSGYYDAYYKKAQQVRTLIKKDFEDVFEKYDVIVGPTTPTPAFKIGENVNDPLTMYANDILTIPVNLAGVPGISVPCGFSNGLPLGLQIIGKHFDESTVYRVAHAFEQATDHHKQKPTL